In Gemmata obscuriglobus, a single genomic region encodes these proteins:
- a CDS encoding NAD(P)H-binding protein, with amino-acid sequence MQPEPNRSEDPNTAVTLVAGASGYVGGRLIPLLEAQPGVVRCLARNPDKLRPHVRATTEVVPGDVLTPHSLDGALQGVRTAYYLVHLMSGPGDFEKDDREGATNFARAATRAGVRRIIYLGGLGDDADPDLSPHLRSRHEVGDILRASGVETVEFRASLVIGTGSLSFDLVKKLTDRLPVMLCPRWLNTPTQPVAVDDVLAYLLAAKDLPPGGSRTFEIGCPEATSYGGMIREYARQTGRRRWLISVPVLTPYLSGLWLALVTPAAFEVGRHLIEGLKNPTVVRDKAALDVFPIRPMSVRAAIQKALGDTTG; translated from the coding sequence ATGCAACCGGAGCCGAATCGTTCCGAAGACCCGAACACCGCTGTCACCCTCGTGGCCGGGGCATCCGGTTACGTCGGCGGGCGGCTGATCCCGCTCCTCGAAGCGCAACCGGGGGTTGTTCGGTGCCTGGCCCGGAACCCGGACAAGTTGCGCCCGCACGTTCGGGCGACCACGGAGGTCGTTCCGGGCGACGTGCTCACCCCGCACTCGCTGGACGGGGCGCTGCAGGGCGTTCGGACGGCCTACTACCTCGTTCACCTGATGTCCGGCCCCGGCGACTTCGAGAAGGACGACCGTGAGGGGGCGACCAACTTCGCCCGGGCGGCAACGCGGGCCGGGGTGCGGCGGATCATTTACCTCGGCGGGTTGGGGGACGACGCCGACCCGGACCTCTCGCCCCACCTGCGGAGCCGCCACGAGGTCGGCGACATCCTGCGGGCGTCGGGCGTGGAAACCGTCGAGTTCCGGGCGTCCCTGGTGATCGGCACCGGGAGCCTGTCGTTCGACCTGGTGAAGAAGTTGACCGACCGGTTGCCGGTGATGCTGTGCCCGCGCTGGCTGAACACGCCGACCCAGCCCGTCGCCGTGGACGACGTGCTGGCCTACCTGCTGGCGGCGAAAGACCTGCCGCCGGGCGGGAGCCGGACCTTCGAGATCGGGTGCCCGGAGGCAACCAGCTACGGCGGGATGATCCGGGAGTACGCCCGGCAGACGGGGCGGCGCCGGTGGCTGATCTCGGTGCCCGTGCTGACCCCGTACCTGTCCGGGCTGTGGCTGGCGCTGGTGACGCCCGCGGCGTTCGAGGTCGGCCGCCACCTGATCGAGGGGCTGAAGAACCCCACCGTGGTGCGGGACAAGGCGGCGCTGGACGTGTTCCCGATCAGGCCGATGAGCGTTCGCGCAGCGATCCAGAAGGCGCTCGGCGACACGACCGGCTGA
- a CDS encoding DUF1990 family protein produces the protein MLSLRKPSADTLRPFLAAQSDLPFTYAAVGATAGTPPDGFDVDRTRTKLGEGEPVFRSAVDALRRWEQFRLGWVEAWSPDTPIRTGAVVAVMGRAVGLWWLNACRIVYTVDEAGPVSRFGFAYGTLPGHVERGEERFLIEWDRASGGVWYDILAFSRPKHVLARIGYPVVRRKQKRFGRHSAAAMLRAIRPAGAGHPE, from the coding sequence ATGCTGTCGTTGCGAAAGCCGTCGGCCGACACGCTGCGCCCGTTCCTGGCGGCGCAGTCGGACCTGCCGTTCACCTATGCGGCGGTGGGCGCAACCGCCGGCACCCCGCCCGACGGGTTCGACGTGGACCGCACCCGCACCAAACTGGGGGAGGGCGAACCGGTGTTCCGCTCGGCGGTCGACGCACTGCGGCGGTGGGAGCAGTTCCGGCTGGGCTGGGTCGAGGCCTGGTCGCCGGACACGCCCATCCGAACCGGCGCGGTGGTGGCGGTGATGGGCCGGGCCGTCGGGCTGTGGTGGCTCAACGCCTGCCGGATCGTGTACACCGTGGACGAGGCGGGGCCGGTGTCGAGGTTCGGGTTCGCCTACGGGACGCTGCCGGGCCACGTCGAGCGCGGGGAGGAGCGGTTCCTGATCGAGTGGGACCGGGCAAGCGGCGGCGTGTGGTACGACATCCTGGCGTTCTCCCGCCCGAAGCACGTCTTGGCCCGCATCGGCTACCCCGTGGTGCGGCGCAAGCAGAAGCGGTTCGGGCGGCACTCGGCGGCGGCGATGCTCCGGGCCATCCGCCCCGCCGGGGCCGGTCATCCCGAATGA
- a CDS encoding DUF6398 domain-containing protein, protein MAKRKKPGAGITEDVRPAFEEIARLVETFCQKHLNEEYAELCRRLTEKLARKRPSPLLGGKPTTWACGIVRTVGWVNYLDDRDQTPHMKLTAIDKAFGVGESTGQGKSVLIRKMFKIRSMDPAWTLRSRMDRNPTAWMIQINGFIIDARYLKREVQEEALRKGLIPYIPERPPSVADEQPDTAE, encoded by the coding sequence GTGGCGAAGCGAAAGAAGCCCGGCGCCGGGATCACCGAGGACGTGCGGCCCGCGTTTGAGGAGATCGCCCGGCTGGTTGAGACGTTCTGCCAGAAACACCTGAACGAAGAGTACGCCGAACTCTGCCGACGCCTGACCGAGAAACTGGCCCGCAAGCGTCCGTCGCCGCTCCTCGGCGGCAAGCCGACCACCTGGGCCTGTGGCATCGTGCGCACGGTCGGGTGGGTGAACTATTTAGACGACCGGGACCAGACGCCCCACATGAAGCTGACCGCCATCGACAAGGCGTTCGGGGTCGGCGAAAGTACGGGCCAGGGGAAGTCCGTGCTGATCCGCAAGATGTTCAAGATCAGGTCGATGGACCCGGCCTGGACGCTCCGCAGTCGAATGGACCGCAACCCGACGGCCTGGATGATTCAGATCAACGGGTTCATCATCGACGCCCGGTATCTGAAGCGGGAGGTTCAGGAGGAGGCGCTTCGCAAGGGGCTGATCCCGTACATCCCCGAACGACCGCCGTCCGTTGCTGACGAGCAACCGGACACCGCGGAGTAG
- a CDS encoding DUF1559 domain-containing protein, whose translation MSVARSGRKRSGFTLIELLVVIAIIAILIGLLLPAVQKVREAAARMSCQNNLKQIGLASHNYESANGVLPPGFLGGNASGGFWGGQIASSLFFMLPYLEQDNLFKQYRGTYTVTTFTAANGTFTAAQWWGGNPDYSLSTTKIKMFRCPADPNPGATSSTNGAIVNLGPDPAVSGTNACTWGWFTNGNQYDIGITNYTGVAGALGDNVSTSSASDGPGISLQKYRGIYYNRSQTKITAITDGTSNTLAFGETLGKNPSDPNLFGGISWMGVGAMPTKFGLHNGLSTTGTGGSSGALPLCFGSMHTGGVINFSLGDGSVRTLRPGSAGVRNPLPSGGDWLILQQLSGAADGDTFNAGQLMN comes from the coding sequence ATGTCCGTTGCTCGTTCGGGGCGAAAACGTTCCGGCTTCACCCTCATTGAGTTGTTGGTTGTGATCGCGATCATTGCGATCCTCATCGGGCTTCTGCTGCCCGCAGTCCAGAAGGTGCGCGAAGCCGCCGCGCGGATGAGCTGCCAGAACAACCTCAAGCAGATCGGGCTGGCTTCTCACAATTACGAATCGGCCAACGGCGTCCTGCCTCCGGGCTTTTTGGGCGGCAACGCCAGCGGCGGTTTTTGGGGCGGCCAGATCGCCAGTTCGCTGTTCTTCATGCTGCCGTACCTCGAACAGGATAACTTGTTCAAGCAGTACAGGGGCACGTACACCGTGACGACGTTCACGGCGGCGAACGGCACGTTCACGGCCGCACAGTGGTGGGGCGGAAACCCTGATTACAGCTTGTCCACCACGAAGATCAAAATGTTCCGCTGCCCGGCCGACCCGAACCCGGGTGCGACCTCGTCCACCAACGGCGCGATTGTTAACCTGGGTCCGGACCCCGCGGTATCGGGCACCAACGCATGCACCTGGGGATGGTTCACGAACGGCAACCAGTACGACATCGGAATCACGAACTACACCGGCGTTGCCGGCGCGCTGGGTGACAACGTCTCGACCAGTTCCGCGTCCGACGGTCCGGGCATCAGCCTGCAAAAGTACCGCGGCATTTACTACAACCGGTCGCAAACGAAAATCACCGCGATCACCGATGGCACGTCGAACACACTGGCTTTCGGCGAGACGCTGGGTAAGAACCCGTCCGACCCGAACCTCTTCGGTGGTATCTCGTGGATGGGTGTCGGAGCGATGCCGACCAAATTCGGGTTGCACAACGGTCTGAGCACCACCGGCACCGGCGGTTCGTCGGGCGCCCTCCCGCTCTGCTTCGGCAGCATGCACACGGGCGGCGTCATCAACTTCTCCTTGGGCGACGGGTCGGTGCGGACGCTGCGCCCGGGTTCGGCCGGTGTTCGGAACCCGCTCCCCAGTGGCGGCGACTGGCTGATCCTCCAGCAGTTGTCCGGTGCGGCCGACGGCGACACGTTTAACGCCGGCCAGTTGATGAACTAA
- a CDS encoding GDP-L-fucose synthase family protein: MDLRNKRILVTGGGGFLGRHVVTELRQVGCTCLFAPRRAEYDLTDADAVRAVLEWSRPDVVIHLAAVVGGIGANRKHPGTFLYDNLMMGVQLIEQCRRRGLEKFVCAGTICAYPKFTPVPFKEADLWNGYPEETNAPYGLAKKMLLAQLQAYKQEFDFPGVYVLPVNLYGPWDNFDLQTSHVIPALIRKCVAAQELNLPEVPVWGTGKATREFLYVGDAARGIRLAAERLETPDPVNLGSGHEIAIRDLAQRIADHVGYRGALKFDPTQPDGQPRRCLDTSRAKELIGFEATTTLDRGLAETVSWYRAHHATTSRAAA; encoded by the coding sequence ATGGACCTGCGGAACAAGCGAATCCTGGTGACCGGCGGGGGCGGCTTTTTGGGCCGCCATGTGGTCACCGAACTGCGGCAGGTGGGCTGCACCTGCCTGTTCGCGCCGCGGCGCGCCGAGTACGACCTGACGGACGCTGACGCGGTGCGTGCGGTGCTCGAGTGGAGCCGCCCGGATGTGGTGATCCACCTCGCCGCGGTGGTCGGCGGGATCGGGGCCAACCGCAAGCACCCCGGCACGTTCCTTTACGACAACCTGATGATGGGCGTGCAGCTCATCGAACAGTGCCGCCGCCGCGGGCTGGAGAAGTTCGTCTGCGCGGGCACCATCTGCGCGTACCCGAAGTTCACCCCGGTGCCGTTCAAGGAGGCGGACCTCTGGAACGGGTACCCGGAAGAGACCAACGCGCCGTACGGGCTGGCCAAGAAGATGCTGCTCGCGCAGCTCCAGGCGTACAAGCAGGAGTTCGACTTCCCCGGGGTGTACGTGCTGCCGGTGAACCTGTACGGCCCGTGGGACAACTTCGACCTCCAGACCTCGCACGTGATCCCGGCGCTGATCCGCAAGTGCGTCGCCGCGCAGGAGCTGAACCTGCCGGAGGTGCCGGTGTGGGGGACGGGGAAGGCCACCCGCGAGTTCCTCTACGTGGGCGACGCCGCCCGCGGCATCCGGCTCGCCGCCGAGCGGCTCGAAACGCCGGACCCGGTGAACCTCGGGTCCGGGCACGAGATCGCCATCCGCGACCTCGCCCAGCGGATCGCCGACCACGTCGGCTACCGCGGCGCGCTGAAGTTCGACCCGACCCAGCCCGACGGCCAGCCGCGCCGGTGCCTCGACACCAGCCGCGCGAAGGAGCTGATCGGGTTCGAAGCCACCACCACGCTGGACCGCGGGCTCGCGGAGACGGTCTCGTGGTACCGCGCCCACCACGCGACGACGAGCCGCGCCGCGGCTTGA
- a CDS encoding glycosyltransferase family 2 protein gives MDATPEPDTNATPVEPVLGHSAPERLQVMETRLAAMVEQAYSMRQEVARMHTEVTRLRALVSPPRPKLPWKIWIRHHTKELLKLKVRLGKLEFANEPKEVWVPRRYHRVPRLTNPPTISIATPSFNQGRFLEQTIRSVLDQDYPRLEYVVQDGGSTDSTHEVLNRYRTRLSRCESRKDNGQSHAINLGLAGTTGEIMAYLNSDDLLLPGALHTVARFFQDHPDVDVVYGHRVLINGEGQEIGRWVIPHHDDEVLRWADYVPQETMFWRRRIWDKVGGIDESFRFAMDWDLLLRFQAAGAKFYRYPRFLGAFRIHGNSKTMTVVSTQGELEMARLRERSLGRVPDPLEIKAAVRRYLGWHVFHDRMYNLGIFRY, from the coding sequence GTGGACGCGACACCCGAGCCCGACACCAACGCGACGCCCGTCGAGCCGGTCCTCGGCCACAGCGCCCCGGAGCGGCTCCAGGTCATGGAGACGCGGCTCGCGGCCATGGTCGAGCAGGCGTACAGCATGCGGCAGGAGGTGGCCCGGATGCACACCGAGGTCACCCGGTTGCGCGCGCTCGTGTCCCCGCCGCGGCCCAAACTGCCCTGGAAGATTTGGATCCGGCACCACACCAAGGAGCTGCTCAAGCTGAAGGTGCGGCTCGGCAAACTGGAGTTCGCCAACGAGCCGAAGGAGGTGTGGGTGCCGCGCCGGTACCACCGCGTGCCGCGCCTCACGAACCCGCCCACCATCTCGATCGCCACCCCGTCGTTCAACCAGGGGCGGTTCCTCGAGCAGACCATCCGCAGCGTGCTCGACCAGGACTACCCCCGGCTCGAGTACGTGGTCCAGGACGGGGGATCGACCGACAGCACCCACGAGGTGCTGAACCGGTACCGCACGCGCCTGTCCCGGTGCGAGTCGCGCAAGGACAACGGCCAGTCCCACGCCATCAACCTCGGGCTCGCGGGGACCACCGGCGAGATCATGGCCTACCTCAACTCCGACGACCTGCTGCTGCCGGGCGCGCTGCACACCGTCGCCCGGTTTTTTCAGGACCACCCGGACGTCGACGTGGTTTACGGGCACCGCGTGCTGATCAACGGCGAGGGCCAGGAGATCGGGCGGTGGGTGATCCCGCACCACGACGACGAGGTGCTCCGGTGGGCCGATTACGTGCCCCAGGAAACCATGTTCTGGCGGCGCCGCATATGGGATAAGGTGGGCGGGATCGACGAGAGCTTTCGGTTCGCGATGGATTGGGACCTGCTGCTGCGGTTCCAGGCCGCCGGGGCCAAGTTCTACCGTTACCCGCGGTTCCTCGGGGCGTTTCGCATCCACGGGAACTCCAAGACCATGACCGTGGTCAGCACGCAGGGCGAGTTGGAAATGGCCCGGCTGCGCGAGCGCTCACTCGGGCGCGTGCCGGACCCTCTGGAGATCAAGGCCGCGGTGCGCCGGTACCTCGGCTGGCACGTCTTCCATGACCGCATGTATAATCTTGGTATTTTTAGATATTGA
- a CDS encoding class I SAM-dependent methyltransferase gives MMNRPPLAIQTDSVPAPARASAVAWDESPCPLCGSDADPGPPVLEAPDPLPPPKTGLMFAVVRCRRCALVFTNPRPSERAITRFYPPDYEPHRRPRQPRRTRRARPLLARLFGRPCAERRGALPWPGPGRLLDFGCGTGGFLKTMADRGWAVTGLDSCPGVIDAVRTGYGLPALVGSLPHPDLAPGSFDVVTMWHSLEHIHRPLELLREAFKLLIPGGKLVVATPNIESAPYRLFGPAWFGLDLPRHLTHFAPGTLTAMLQAAGFRAAPVRQFRHSDWLRMSARRAAAVGAAGPFARLLQWKPAARLAAWACYLAGSSDCMVCVAERPA, from the coding sequence ATGATGAACCGCCCGCCCCTAGCGATCCAAACAGACAGCGTGCCGGCGCCCGCGCGCGCGTCCGCCGTCGCGTGGGACGAGTCGCCGTGCCCGCTGTGCGGGTCCGACGCGGACCCGGGGCCGCCCGTGCTCGAAGCCCCGGACCCGCTCCCGCCGCCGAAAACCGGCCTGATGTTCGCGGTCGTCAGGTGCCGCCGGTGCGCGCTGGTCTTCACGAACCCGCGGCCGAGCGAGCGCGCCATCACCCGCTTCTACCCGCCGGACTACGAGCCGCACCGCCGCCCCCGGCAGCCGCGCCGCACCCGCCGGGCGCGCCCGCTCCTCGCGCGACTGTTCGGCCGCCCGTGCGCCGAGCGGCGGGGCGCGTTGCCCTGGCCCGGGCCGGGGCGGCTGCTCGACTTCGGGTGCGGCACCGGCGGGTTCCTCAAAACGATGGCCGATCGCGGCTGGGCGGTCACCGGGCTGGACTCTTGCCCCGGTGTGATCGACGCCGTCCGCACGGGCTACGGGCTGCCCGCCCTGGTGGGCTCGCTGCCCCACCCGGACCTCGCCCCGGGCTCGTTCGATGTGGTGACCATGTGGCACTCGCTCGAGCACATCCACCGGCCCCTCGAGCTGCTGCGGGAGGCGTTCAAGCTCCTGATACCGGGGGGCAAGCTGGTCGTCGCGACCCCGAACATCGAGAGCGCCCCGTACCGGCTGTTCGGCCCGGCGTGGTTCGGGCTGGACCTGCCGCGGCACCTCACGCACTTCGCCCCCGGCACGCTCACGGCCATGCTCCAGGCGGCCGGGTTCCGCGCGGCCCCGGTGCGACAGTTCCGGCACAGCGACTGGCTCCGCATGAGCGCGCGGCGCGCGGCCGCGGTCGGCGCCGCGGGCCCGTTCGCCCGGCTCCTCCAGTGGAAGCCGGCGGCGCGCCTGGCGGCCTGGGCGTGCTACCTCGCCGGCTCATCGGACTGTATGGTGTGTGTCGCCGAGCGCCCGGCCTGA